A section of the Paenibacillus aurantius genome encodes:
- a CDS encoding response regulator transcription factor: MYRLMIIDDEPIIVNGLHEYFTKRSLPDVEIVVAYSALEALSWLNSIKIDVVLSDICMPEMDGMELLGRIERQWPRCKVILLTGHDEFEYAIKAVRSTCVLDYILKTEGMDRIGPAVDKAFQMVKDELSVYHQREWLQEEMPKAINQLQRQLLLDVLRRTEPAGFRGLQNEFDALKLQLKASEPVLAVSFFVEEWGKYKSLYERNLMLFAIGNIVEELLSSRTVVKCVQYDGHSLVGFVQAVEQPFIEADRHQELTASFVHGTLETVQQVCRDLFQIPLSAAACGRFLPMEELAREVQRLRLAIINGRSRGAERLTILNRQDADQKKEAEQNGRLTAQFILEQLQQSVLEGSGGEWSELYSKLIRLLPENGPGDPFDMLLVRQALTKCSLVCLEELGLKDRAVSEANLLTMLEFGGETPWSEIVAFFQNLLEWIQEKRVDRLRLEESNLIGRIHYFVQNHLRSDLSLSRIAREVSLNPSYLSRWYKQTTGKGLSDYIQEVRIARGKELLHTTSHKMHEISEMLGFTDPHYFFRFFKKTVGCTPQEFRNRISP; this comes from the coding sequence ATGTACCGATTGATGATTATCGACGACGAACCGATCATCGTGAACGGGCTTCACGAATACTTCACCAAGCGCAGCCTTCCCGATGTAGAGATCGTGGTCGCTTATTCGGCGCTGGAAGCTTTGTCCTGGCTGAATTCCATCAAAATTGACGTGGTGCTGAGCGACATCTGCATGCCCGAGATGGACGGAATGGAGCTGCTCGGCCGGATTGAGCGGCAGTGGCCGCGCTGCAAAGTCATTCTGCTGACCGGACATGACGAATTCGAATACGCGATCAAGGCGGTTCGCAGCACTTGCGTCCTCGATTACATTCTGAAGACGGAAGGGATGGACCGGATCGGCCCGGCGGTAGATAAAGCCTTCCAAATGGTGAAGGACGAGCTGTCGGTCTACCATCAGCGCGAATGGCTGCAGGAGGAGATGCCGAAGGCAATCAATCAGCTGCAGAGGCAGCTGTTGCTGGATGTGCTGAGACGAACGGAGCCCGCGGGCTTCAGGGGACTGCAGAACGAATTCGATGCCTTAAAGCTTCAGCTGAAAGCAAGCGAGCCGGTCCTGGCGGTTTCCTTCTTCGTAGAGGAGTGGGGCAAATACAAATCGCTCTACGAGAGGAATTTGATGCTTTTCGCGATCGGCAACATTGTGGAGGAGCTGCTAAGTTCGCGGACCGTCGTCAAGTGCGTCCAGTACGACGGCCACTCGCTGGTCGGCTTCGTTCAGGCCGTCGAACAGCCGTTTATAGAAGCGGATAGGCACCAGGAGTTGACGGCAAGCTTCGTTCATGGAACGCTCGAAACCGTTCAGCAGGTATGCCGGGATTTGTTCCAAATACCGCTGTCCGCCGCGGCGTGCGGCCGGTTTCTCCCGATGGAGGAGCTGGCTCGTGAAGTGCAAAGGCTCCGGCTTGCCATCATCAATGGCCGTTCGAGAGGGGCCGAGAGGCTGACCATCTTGAACAGGCAGGATGCGGACCAGAAGAAGGAAGCCGAGCAGAACGGCCGGCTGACCGCCCAGTTTATACTTGAGCAGCTGCAGCAGAGTGTGCTGGAGGGAAGCGGCGGAGAATGGTCGGAGCTCTATTCCAAGCTCATTCGTCTCCTGCCCGAGAACGGCCCGGGAGACCCGTTTGACATGCTGCTGGTGCGGCAAGCGCTTACCAAATGCAGTCTTGTCTGCCTGGAGGAGCTCGGCCTGAAAGACCGGGCGGTCTCGGAAGCGAATTTGTTGACGATGCTGGAATTCGGAGGCGAAACCCCGTGGAGCGAGATCGTCGCTTTCTTTCAGAATCTGCTGGAGTGGATTCAGGAGAAGCGGGTCGACCGTCTTCGTCTGGAGGAATCCAACCTGATCGGCCGCATTCATTATTTTGTCCAAAATCATCTCCGTTCCGATCTGTCTCTCTCCCGAATAGCGAGAGAAGTATCGCTGAATCCTTCTTATTTGTCACGCTGGTATAAGCAAACGACAGGCAAGGGGCTCTCGGATTATATCCAGGAAGTCCGGATCGCACGGGGCAAAGAGCTACTTCATACGACAAGCCACAAAATGCATGAAATCTCGGAGATGCTCGGCTTCACCGATCCTCATTATTTCTTCCGCTTCTTCAAGAAGACGGTCGGGTGCACGCCGCAGGAGTTCCGGAACCGGATCTCCCCCTAA
- a CDS encoding extracellular solute-binding protein: protein MKRYRKQSLAVVSVLALAFTAACGTKDAGSGTEASGSPAQSAAPKGNEGPLSKYDPPINVRSAINDVGKDFLAPGDTLENNVWLKGYENELGIKVKYDWVVERANAANKMNATLASGDIPDIFSVNQTQYKQLLDAGKIADLTDAFNKYGSEQLKQFYTEGGDGLKPVKQDGKLFGLTDYSGTIDAAPMVYIRSDWMKKLNLEPPKTMDDLLNIAKAFSEKDPDGNGKKDTFGIQLNKDLDAGWTIKLDGFANGYHAFPQMWVKDSSGKLVYGSIQPEMKPALAKLQELYKAGIIEQEFGTKDVTKASETIMAGKSGIFFGPLASPFAISAMMKDPNIDWTAYPIPSADGKPAVVGSRILNATVFVVRKGFEHPEALVKMLNFSVEKLYGKSAEKEAATYLGTGGQGFQVAPVKLLQPNKNITIYKNVSAALKANDPSKLNREEKGNYDFIMKYRGGDRAQWVYERIFGPVSSISVIEQYMNNKLMKVNEFSAPPTATMATKKATLDKLELETFTKIIYGESPVDEFDKFVENWKKLGGDQITNEVNQASK, encoded by the coding sequence ATGAAACGGTATAGGAAACAATCCCTTGCTGTGGTCAGCGTACTGGCGCTGGCGTTCACGGCGGCATGCGGGACGAAGGATGCGGGAAGCGGCACGGAGGCAAGCGGCTCTCCCGCTCAGTCGGCCGCTCCGAAAGGAAACGAGGGCCCGCTCTCGAAATACGATCCGCCGATTAACGTCCGTTCGGCCATCAATGACGTGGGCAAAGATTTTCTTGCACCGGGCGATACGCTCGAAAACAACGTATGGCTTAAGGGCTATGAGAACGAGCTGGGCATTAAAGTGAAGTACGATTGGGTTGTGGAAAGAGCGAACGCCGCCAACAAGATGAACGCCACGCTAGCGAGCGGCGACATTCCCGATATTTTCTCCGTTAACCAGACGCAGTACAAGCAGCTTCTCGACGCCGGTAAAATCGCCGATCTGACGGACGCCTTCAATAAATACGGCTCCGAGCAGCTGAAGCAGTTCTACACGGAGGGCGGAGACGGATTAAAGCCGGTGAAGCAGGATGGCAAGCTGTTCGGCTTGACGGATTACAGCGGCACGATCGATGCGGCTCCCATGGTCTACATCCGCTCCGACTGGATGAAAAAACTTAATCTGGAGCCTCCCAAAACGATGGATGATTTGCTGAACATCGCGAAAGCGTTCTCAGAGAAGGATCCGGACGGCAACGGCAAGAAGGACACGTTCGGCATTCAGCTGAACAAGGATTTGGACGCCGGTTGGACGATCAAGCTGGATGGCTTTGCCAACGGATACCATGCCTTCCCGCAGATGTGGGTGAAGGACAGCTCCGGCAAGCTCGTGTATGGCAGCATCCAGCCGGAAATGAAGCCGGCGCTGGCTAAGCTCCAGGAGCTGTACAAGGCGGGAATCATCGAACAGGAATTCGGAACGAAGGACGTAACGAAGGCTTCCGAAACGATCATGGCGGGCAAATCCGGGATCTTCTTCGGCCCGCTCGCTTCTCCGTTCGCGATCAGCGCGATGATGAAGGATCCGAATATCGACTGGACGGCCTATCCGATTCCTTCCGCCGACGGCAAGCCTGCCGTAGTGGGCAGCCGGATCCTAAACGCAACGGTGTTCGTCGTGCGCAAGGGCTTCGAGCATCCGGAAGCGCTCGTGAAGATGCTGAACTTCTCCGTAGAGAAGCTGTACGGGAAATCGGCCGAGAAGGAAGCGGCGACTTATCTCGGAACCGGCGGTCAAGGCTTCCAGGTCGCTCCGGTCAAGCTTCTTCAGCCGAATAAGAACATCACGATCTACAAGAACGTGTCGGCTGCTCTTAAGGCGAACGATCCGAGCAAGCTCAACCGCGAAGAGAAGGGCAACTACGACTTCATCATGAAGTATCGCGGCGGCGACCGTGCGCAGTGGGTATACGAGCGCATTTTCGGTCCAGTTAGCTCGATCTCCGTTATTGAGCAATACATGAATAACAAGCTGATGAAGGTAAACGAGTTCAGCGCCCCTCCGACGGCGACGATGGCTACCAAGAAGGCGACGCTCGACAAGCTGGAGCTGGAGACGTTCACGAAGATCATATACGGCGAATCGCCGGTAGACGAATTCGACAAATTCGTCGAGAACTGGAAGAAGCTCGGCGGCGACCAAATCACGAACGAAGTGAACCAAGCTTCCAAATAA
- a CDS encoding family 78 glycoside hydrolase catalytic domain → MAPIQIAAQWTEGRQCPLGLDARSPRFSWSFGASPKHARKQTAYRIVVGTTENGSDAWDSGVIRSAAHTSIKYEGAALQPRQRYYWRVTVWDEAGEPAESPTAWWETGQLSESGWTGRWIGEPEAHAEEQGMPQFRREFRLSGPFRRARAYISGLGHYELRLNGSRVGEYELDPGWTNYDKTVQYTVYDVTSLLQQGENAVGISLGNGFFHVPGGRYTKFKDSFGHPRCRMDLVVEHEDGRTETIGTDGSWTVSASPLTFSCIYGGEDYDARLEQAGWDQPGYAEDARWSPAAEVEAPEGRLLAQPAPPLKVMRRFALTGVTQPKPGTYVLDLGQNFSGWPEISVSGPAGAQIKLIPAEILTEDGLANQKWSGAPYELNYTLKGDGVEVWRPRFTYYGFRYVQLEGAAPVGQAGAGAVSGLPVLHAIIGQMIYPDTPVVGGFRSSDEMLNRIHEVIDWAILSNMKSVFTDCPHREKLGWLEQVHLLGPSILFNYDVEALFGKVLDDIADAQTEDGLVPTTAPEYVVFKEPWQMFRDATAWGGTYVLTAWEVLQRYGSGALLERHYDGMKRYIDYLTSSADGLIIRGGLGDWYDIGPEGPGFAQNTPVPLAETAIYYGLTVVMGRIASLLGHSDEADVFASLAASIKEAFNGEYFDSGKRMYAEGSDAALAMPLAIGLAPEEHRAHLLESLVRNIAGRDYQTTAGDIGHRYVLLALSRAGRSDVIYRMTRTTDKPGYGYMIANGATTLTEAWDGPTVGKSQNHFMLGHIEEWLYSSLAGLDYRFRPEAGRMEVIVKPDMANDLAWAEAWYDLRAGRASVRWERGEGGSITLAAEIPVNADGLIYVPAEAADKVRGGGTSSELLRFKDGYAVYRTGSGSYTFTSRLQESMTR, encoded by the coding sequence ATGGCACCGATTCAAATAGCTGCACAGTGGACCGAGGGAAGGCAATGTCCCCTCGGACTCGATGCAAGGAGCCCTCGGTTCAGCTGGTCGTTCGGGGCGTCTCCGAAACACGCCCGGAAGCAGACGGCTTACCGGATCGTCGTAGGAACAACCGAAAACGGGAGCGACGCCTGGGACAGCGGAGTCATTCGGAGTGCGGCCCATACGTCCATCAAGTATGAAGGAGCCGCGCTGCAGCCGAGACAGCGCTATTACTGGCGCGTCACGGTATGGGACGAAGCGGGGGAGCCTGCGGAAAGCCCTACCGCCTGGTGGGAGACCGGCCAACTGTCTGAGTCCGGTTGGACCGGACGCTGGATCGGGGAGCCCGAAGCCCATGCCGAGGAACAGGGAATGCCGCAGTTCCGGCGTGAGTTCCGGCTGAGCGGCCCGTTCCGCCGCGCGCGAGCTTATATTAGCGGCCTCGGCCACTACGAGCTGCGTCTGAACGGGAGCCGGGTCGGGGAATACGAGCTCGATCCCGGCTGGACGAATTACGACAAGACCGTGCAGTATACGGTTTACGACGTCACCTCTCTGCTACAGCAAGGAGAGAACGCCGTCGGCATTTCGCTCGGCAATGGTTTCTTCCATGTGCCGGGCGGACGGTATACGAAGTTTAAAGACTCCTTCGGCCACCCGAGATGCCGGATGGATCTGGTCGTCGAGCACGAGGACGGCCGGACGGAAACGATCGGAACGGACGGAAGCTGGACCGTCAGCGCCAGTCCGCTCACGTTCTCCTGCATCTACGGCGGAGAGGACTACGACGCCCGTCTGGAGCAGGCCGGCTGGGACCAGCCGGGTTATGCCGAGGATGCCCGCTGGAGTCCGGCGGCGGAGGTGGAAGCGCCGGAAGGCCGGCTGCTTGCGCAGCCGGCGCCTCCGCTCAAGGTGATGCGCCGCTTTGCTCTAACCGGTGTGACGCAGCCGAAGCCCGGCACCTATGTGCTGGATCTCGGCCAGAACTTCTCCGGCTGGCCGGAGATATCCGTAAGCGGCCCAGCCGGCGCCCAGATCAAGCTGATCCCGGCGGAGATTCTGACGGAAGACGGACTCGCCAACCAGAAATGGTCCGGGGCTCCCTATGAGCTGAACTACACGTTAAAAGGCGACGGAGTGGAGGTGTGGAGGCCGCGCTTCACCTACTATGGCTTCCGCTACGTTCAGCTGGAGGGTGCCGCACCAGTTGGGCAAGCGGGTGCGGGAGCCGTTTCGGGGCTTCCGGTGCTGCACGCCATCATTGGCCAGATGATCTACCCGGACACCCCGGTCGTCGGCGGCTTCCGTTCCTCGGACGAGATGCTGAACCGGATTCACGAAGTCATCGACTGGGCGATCTTGAGCAACATGAAGAGCGTCTTCACCGACTGCCCGCACCGCGAGAAGCTCGGTTGGCTCGAACAGGTTCACCTGCTCGGACCGTCCATCCTGTTCAACTACGATGTGGAAGCTCTGTTCGGCAAAGTGCTGGACGATATCGCCGACGCGCAGACGGAGGACGGACTCGTCCCGACGACCGCTCCGGAATACGTTGTGTTCAAGGAGCCGTGGCAAATGTTCCGCGACGCCACCGCATGGGGGGGCACCTATGTGCTGACGGCGTGGGAGGTGCTTCAGCGCTACGGCAGCGGTGCCCTCCTGGAGCGCCATTATGACGGCATGAAGCGCTATATCGATTATTTAACGAGCAGCGCCGACGGCCTTATCATTCGCGGGGGACTCGGGGACTGGTACGATATCGGACCGGAGGGTCCGGGCTTCGCTCAGAACACGCCGGTTCCGCTTGCCGAAACGGCGATCTATTACGGATTGACCGTCGTCATGGGTCGAATCGCCTCGCTGCTGGGACATTCCGACGAAGCAGACGTCTTCGCGTCGCTTGCGGCATCGATCAAGGAAGCGTTCAACGGGGAATACTTCGATTCCGGCAAGCGGATGTATGCCGAGGGCAGCGACGCCGCGCTGGCGATGCCTCTTGCGATCGGCCTTGCTCCGGAGGAGCATCGGGCGCACCTGCTCGAAAGTCTGGTGCGGAACATTGCGGGCCGCGACTACCAGACGACAGCGGGCGACATTGGCCACCGCTACGTCCTGCTGGCTCTGTCGAGAGCCGGGCGCTCGGACGTGATCTACCGGATGACGCGCACGACGGATAAACCGGGCTACGGCTATATGATTGCGAACGGAGCGACTACGCTGACCGAGGCATGGGACGGGCCGACGGTCGGGAAATCGCAAAATCATTTCATGCTGGGACATATCGAGGAGTGGCTGTACAGCTCCCTCGCGGGATTGGATTATCGTTTCCGCCCGGAAGCCGGGCGGATGGAAGTGATCGTGAAGCCGGATATGGCGAACGACCTCGCCTGGGCGGAAGCCTGGTATGACCTGAGAGCGGGCCGGGCCAGCGTACGCTGGGAGCGGGGCGAGGGAGGCTCGATCACGCTTGCGGCGGAAATCCCCGTGAATGCGGACGGGCTGATCTATGTTCCTGCAGAGGCAGCGGATAAGGTTCGCGGCGGCGGGACTTCCTCGGAGCTTCTCCGCTTCAAGGACGGATACGCGGTATACCGCACCGGCTCCGGAAGCTATACCTTCACCAGCCGGCTGCAAGAATCGATGACCCGCTAA
- a CDS encoding SGNH/GDSL hydrolase family protein → MREWFQHAIQLTEKGGGVLPLRFTDAQLEFFKKRPHLFRCYNSAGIKLELLTDSPSVSMLYHVSLKPGTTEQLYFDLYVDDVLIGFEGDTFTEEGTGEWSASLPIEAGRPCKLTIYFPYLASVTVQTLTFGEGSVCEPAPSYEQNLLMFGDSITQGLNAVHPSQTYAVQVARGLRMNLLNQAVSGFVFHPDLIDPQLPYRPDLVTVAYGTNDWALCETPEQFEEQAGAFIGKLARLYRDVPVVVISPIWRSDLTDPKPAGAFTDIHRTLERISERENVRYLDGLALTPHHNDYFADGLHPNDLGFMHMTLELLKRLPR, encoded by the coding sequence ATGCGCGAGTGGTTTCAACATGCTATCCAGCTGACGGAGAAGGGCGGGGGCGTGCTCCCGCTTCGCTTTACCGACGCGCAGCTGGAATTTTTCAAGAAGCGGCCTCATTTGTTTCGATGCTATAATTCGGCGGGGATCAAGCTCGAGCTCCTGACGGATTCGCCTTCCGTCTCCATGCTCTATCATGTCTCTCTCAAGCCGGGGACGACGGAGCAGCTTTATTTCGATCTCTATGTAGACGATGTATTGATCGGGTTTGAAGGGGATACGTTCACGGAGGAAGGGACGGGCGAGTGGAGCGCGTCGCTGCCGATCGAAGCGGGACGTCCGTGCAAGCTGACGATTTATTTCCCGTATCTCGCAAGCGTGACGGTCCAGACTTTGACGTTCGGGGAGGGATCGGTCTGCGAGCCGGCCCCGTCCTATGAGCAGAATCTGCTGATGTTCGGCGACTCCATTACACAAGGGCTGAACGCCGTTCATCCGTCGCAAACGTATGCGGTTCAAGTAGCCCGCGGGCTGCGTATGAACCTGCTTAACCAGGCGGTCAGCGGCTTCGTCTTCCATCCGGACCTGATCGATCCACAGCTTCCGTACCGTCCGGATCTCGTCACGGTCGCCTACGGGACGAACGATTGGGCGCTCTGCGAGACACCGGAGCAGTTCGAGGAGCAGGCCGGTGCCTTCATTGGCAAACTGGCACGCTTATACCGAGACGTTCCCGTCGTGGTAATCTCGCCGATCTGGCGGTCCGACCTGACGGATCCGAAGCCCGCCGGGGCGTTCACGGACATCCATCGCACGCTTGAGAGAATCAGCGAGCGGGAAAACGTCCGATACCTCGACGGACTTGCCTTGACGCCGCATCACAACGACTATTTTGCCGACGGTCTGCATCCGAACGACCTCGGCTTCATGCATATGACGCTGGAGCTGCTGAAGCGGCTCCCCCGGTAG
- a CDS encoding glycoside hydrolase family 95 protein, with product MRLHYEKMAESWNEALPIGNGRLGAMIFGRTETERLQLNEDTLWSGTAQEWACPDAEQTVAEVRRLVAEGRYEEADLACKKIMGPWNESYLPLGDLHLSFEHGSLVQAYERSLDLQDGIARVEYKIGDVRYTRELFASYPDGVIVVRLSCDRPGMLYVHARLGSPLRHRTSVGEGMFIMKGAAPEVSAPNHVRTTHPLQYGELDTTEAIRFECRMAAASEDGIVEVDHDGVHVYGASSATLVLSAATSFNGPTRSPRTEGKDPAECAAAVRGALARTYEELRDRHVSDYKALFDQVELRLDNGKGRHDELPTTRRIKEYGADDPGVTELLFQYGRYLLIASSRPGSQPANLQGIWNQETRPPWSSNWTMNINTQMNYWLAETGGLAACAEPLFDFIGHLAVNGRKTAQLYGARGWAVHHCTDLWCLTSPSGGYGAGDAVWATWPMGCAWLTQHLWEHYAFTEDEAFLRERAYPLMKEAALFCLDWLYEDEDGYLVTSPSTSPENKFRTPSGGTAAVTKASTMDMALIWDLFTNCMEASQVLGTDEAFREELQDARSRLYPVQVGRHGQLQEWDADFAEEDVHHRHMAHLFGVHPGCQITRRATPELFTAAARALDRRGDEGTGWSLAWKAALWARFGDGDRAYRFVDRLLTLVTSDTEKFHEGGVYANLLDAHPPFQIDGNFGITAAVVEMLLQSHQGFIELLPALPASWPNGSTRGLRARGGFAVDLEWRNGGLWQAELTSLAGRRIGIYSEMPLQVECKEGYPITVESAKDGSGMLYRFETVREARYSITRLAGGLRP from the coding sequence ATGAGGCTGCATTATGAGAAAATGGCGGAGTCATGGAACGAAGCGCTGCCGATTGGAAACGGGCGGCTCGGGGCCATGATCTTCGGCAGGACCGAAACCGAGCGCCTGCAGCTGAACGAGGATACGTTATGGTCCGGAACCGCGCAGGAGTGGGCTTGTCCCGATGCCGAGCAGACCGTGGCCGAGGTGCGCCGGCTTGTGGCGGAAGGCCGCTATGAAGAAGCGGATCTCGCTTGCAAGAAGATCATGGGACCGTGGAATGAGTCGTACCTGCCGCTCGGTGATTTGCACCTGTCGTTCGAGCACGGGTCGCTCGTTCAGGCTTACGAGCGTTCGCTCGATCTTCAGGACGGGATCGCCCGCGTGGAGTATAAGATCGGAGACGTGCGTTACACGAGAGAGCTGTTCGCTTCTTACCCCGATGGGGTTATCGTCGTTCGTCTGAGCTGCGACCGGCCCGGTATGCTGTACGTTCATGCCCGGCTGGGGAGCCCGCTGCGCCATCGTACGAGTGTGGGAGAAGGAATGTTCATCATGAAGGGGGCGGCGCCGGAGGTTTCCGCTCCGAATCATGTGCGGACCACTCATCCGCTTCAATACGGAGAACTAGATACGACGGAGGCGATCCGTTTCGAATGCCGAATGGCGGCAGCGAGCGAGGACGGCATCGTGGAGGTCGATCATGACGGCGTGCATGTCTATGGAGCTTCGAGCGCAACGCTTGTCCTAAGCGCGGCGACCAGCTTTAACGGTCCGACCCGCTCGCCCCGCACCGAGGGGAAGGACCCGGCGGAGTGTGCGGCGGCCGTGAGGGGAGCGCTCGCCCGGACGTATGAGGAGCTTCGCGACCGGCATGTATCGGATTACAAAGCGTTGTTCGATCAAGTCGAGCTCCGGCTCGACAACGGGAAAGGCCGTCACGACGAACTCCCCACGACTCGAAGAATTAAAGAGTACGGCGCTGACGATCCGGGGGTAACCGAGCTGTTGTTCCAGTATGGACGCTATCTCCTGATCGCCAGCTCCCGGCCGGGCTCCCAGCCGGCGAATCTGCAAGGGATTTGGAATCAGGAGACACGGCCGCCGTGGAGCAGCAACTGGACGATGAACATTAACACGCAGATGAACTATTGGCTTGCGGAGACGGGCGGGCTGGCAGCATGTGCCGAGCCGCTTTTCGACTTTATCGGCCATCTGGCCGTGAACGGCCGGAAGACGGCGCAGCTGTATGGCGCCCGCGGCTGGGCGGTGCATCATTGCACAGACCTGTGGTGCCTTACTTCGCCAAGCGGCGGCTATGGGGCCGGCGACGCGGTATGGGCAACCTGGCCGATGGGCTGCGCTTGGCTGACCCAGCACCTATGGGAGCATTATGCGTTCACGGAAGACGAGGCTTTCCTGCGGGAACGCGCCTACCCGCTTATGAAGGAGGCCGCCCTTTTCTGCCTGGATTGGCTGTACGAGGACGAGGACGGCTATTTGGTCACGTCTCCGTCCACTTCGCCGGAGAACAAGTTTAGGACGCCGTCCGGAGGGACGGCCGCCGTGACAAAGGCTTCGACGATGGATATGGCCCTTATCTGGGATCTGTTCACGAACTGCATGGAGGCGTCTCAGGTGCTCGGAACGGATGAGGCGTTTCGAGAGGAGCTTCAGGACGCGAGAAGCCGTCTCTATCCGGTGCAGGTGGGCCGGCACGGGCAGCTTCAGGAATGGGACGCCGACTTTGCCGAGGAAGACGTTCACCATCGGCATATGGCCCATTTGTTCGGGGTTCATCCGGGCTGCCAGATTACCCGGCGGGCGACTCCGGAGCTGTTCACCGCAGCGGCCCGGGCGCTCGATCGCCGCGGCGACGAAGGCACGGGCTGGAGCTTGGCGTGGAAGGCGGCCCTCTGGGCACGCTTCGGGGATGGCGATCGGGCTTACCGGTTCGTAGACCGCCTGCTGACACTTGTGACGAGCGATACGGAAAAATTTCACGAGGGCGGAGTTTATGCGAATCTGCTCGATGCTCATCCGCCTTTTCAAATCGACGGAAATTTTGGAATCACGGCGGCCGTGGTGGAAATGCTCCTGCAATCGCATCAAGGCTTTATCGAGCTGCTGCCCGCCCTGCCGGCCTCGTGGCCGAACGGCTCCACAAGGGGGCTTAGAGCCCGCGGCGGGTTTGCCGTTGATCTGGAGTGGAGGAACGGCGGGCTATGGCAGGCGGAACTGACAAGCCTGGCGGGGAGGCGAATTGGGATTTATTCGGAGATGCCTCTTCAGGTAGAATGTAAAGAGGGATATCCGATTACGGTGGAATCGGCAAAGGACGGCAGCGGGATGCTGTACCGGTTTGAAACCGTGAGGGAAGCGCGTTATTCCATTACAAGGTTGGCAGGAGGATTACGTCCATGA
- a CDS encoding sensor histidine kinase: protein MRSKINSLFVKLMLTFFVLIVPLYGLSVWFTNNSSGQMRGEIERSNESVLLFHYSTLQLELARMTSLLAEYSVDSQLADFSTFAPIMSNYEIDRRLNDILQKLRQMKSSSPYLEDVRYYLPLLNKVVSVRRGIADAPASEWRGLLASRANLRGNVLEYKGDFYLAKATPDSLDPTAAPNFLLITELSKPELAKQLRSIRKEGDGGAFISFEKNHLAVVSDARLQEKFSVFLPEENGDRPGKVIRSESEDGYFYAISDANYQFHLVSYVSKNVFLEPFRRYAFWMRSLTAVSCALIVVSTYGIYRLIHQPLFKLIRGFRSLERGDMSMRIEHRRGDEFGYLYSQFNQTLQRLHALIEDNYVQRIRTQDAELKHLQSQITPHFLYNSLFTIKQMAELENTEDIKIFSDYLGRYFRFMTRDFSKEVTLGEEMEHSLVYLHIQEIRFSNRMTVEAEPLPPECRPVMVPRIILQPILENVFKHGLAQKASGGFLRISHRVEEGAIVLTIEDNGDKLTDEALDGLREKLGRVSDLNEEGETTGLMNVHHRLQIRFGPEYGLSLSRSPLGGLRTEVNLPFHPNQKD, encoded by the coding sequence ATGCGCTCGAAGATCAATTCCCTCTTTGTCAAGCTGATGCTCACATTTTTCGTGCTCATTGTTCCGTTATACGGGTTAAGCGTATGGTTTACCAATAACAGTTCCGGACAGATGCGGGGGGAGATCGAACGCTCCAACGAGTCTGTCCTTCTTTTCCATTATTCGACCTTGCAGCTGGAGCTTGCCCGCATGACGAGTCTGCTGGCGGAATATTCGGTGGACAGTCAGCTGGCGGATTTCAGCACGTTCGCTCCGATTATGTCCAATTACGAAATTGACCGGAGACTGAATGACATCCTTCAAAAGCTGCGGCAAATGAAGTCCAGCAGCCCTTATTTGGAGGATGTCCGGTACTATCTGCCGCTATTGAATAAAGTGGTTTCCGTTAGGAGAGGAATTGCGGATGCGCCCGCCAGCGAGTGGAGAGGGCTGCTCGCGAGCCGCGCCAACCTGAGAGGCAACGTTCTCGAATACAAAGGAGACTTTTATTTGGCCAAAGCGACCCCCGATTCCCTCGACCCCACGGCGGCGCCAAACTTCCTTCTCATCACCGAGCTCTCCAAGCCGGAGCTTGCCAAGCAGCTGCGCAGTATTCGCAAAGAGGGGGACGGCGGCGCGTTTATCAGCTTCGAGAAAAACCATCTGGCTGTCGTTTCGGATGCCCGGCTGCAGGAGAAATTCAGCGTGTTCCTTCCGGAAGAAAACGGGGACCGGCCGGGCAAAGTCATACGAAGCGAATCCGAGGACGGCTATTTCTATGCGATCTCGGATGCGAATTATCAATTCCACCTGGTCAGCTACGTGTCCAAGAACGTATTCCTTGAGCCTTTTCGGCGATATGCGTTCTGGATGCGCAGCCTGACCGCCGTCTCCTGCGCCCTGATCGTGGTATCCACCTACGGCATCTATCGGCTCATTCATCAGCCGCTGTTCAAGCTGATTCGGGGGTTCCGCTCGCTGGAGCGGGGCGACATGTCCATGAGGATCGAGCACCGGCGCGGGGACGAATTCGGTTATTTATACAGTCAATTCAACCAAACCCTGCAGCGGCTTCATGCCTTGATCGAAGACAACTACGTTCAGCGAATCCGCACGCAGGATGCGGAGCTGAAGCATCTGCAGTCGCAAATCACGCCTCATTTTCTCTATAACAGTCTGTTCACCATCAAGCAGATGGCCGAGCTGGAAAATACGGAGGACATCAAAATTTTCTCCGACTATTTAGGCCGGTATTTCCGGTTCATGACCCGCGACTTCAGCAAGGAAGTCACCCTCGGCGAAGAGATGGAGCATTCGCTCGTCTACCTTCACATCCAGGAAATCCGCTTCTCGAATCGAATGACGGTAGAGGCGGAGCCTCTTCCTCCGGAGTGTCGCCCGGTCATGGTGCCCCGGATCATCCTGCAGCCGATCCTCGAGAACGTGTTCAAGCACGGCTTGGCCCAGAAGGCATCGGGAGGCTTCCTCCGAATCAGCCATCGCGTGGAAGAGGGAGCGATCGTCCTAACGATCGAGGACAACGGGGACAAGCTGACGGACGAGGCGCTGGACGGGCTTCGGGAGAAGCTGGGAAGAGTGTCCGACTTAAACGAGGAGGGCGAAACGACGGGGCTCATGAACGTGCATCACCGTTTGCAGATCCGGTTCGGCCCGGAATACGGCCTGAGCCTGTCGAGAAGTCCTCTCGGGGGATTGCGAACCGAGGTCAACCTGCCTTTTCATCCAAACCAAAAGGATTGA